In bacterium 336/3, the following proteins share a genomic window:
- a CDS encoding peptide methionine sulfoxide reductase, producing MTTNSANLETITLGAGCFWCVEAVFQRIEGVTKVESGYSGGFKDNPTYKEVCSETTGHAEVCQLTYDKTKVSVETILEVFFGTHDPTTRNRQGNDVGTQYRSAIFYHTPEQKATAEKVIKTLNEEKVFSNPIITEVTEFKKFYVAEDYHQNYYNENGSQSYCYFVIRPKIEKLQKVFKDKLKK from the coding sequence ATGACAACCAACTCAGCAAATTTAGAAACAATTACACTTGGGGCAGGGTGCTTTTGGTGTGTAGAAGCAGTGTTCCAACGTATAGAAGGAGTAACAAAAGTAGAATCAGGGTATTCAGGTGGTTTTAAAGATAATCCTACTTATAAAGAAGTATGTAGCGAAACAACAGGACATGCTGAGGTTTGCCAACTTACTTACGACAAAACCAAAGTAAGTGTTGAAACTATTTTGGAAGTATTTTTTGGGACACATGACCCCACTACACGCAACAGACAAGGTAATGATGTGGGTACACAATACCGTTCAGCTATTTTTTATCATACACCTGAACAAAAAGCTACTGCTGAGAAAGTAATCAAAACACTCAATGAAGAAAAAGTCTTCTCAAATCCTATCATAACAGAAGTTACAGAATTTAAAAAGTTTTATGTGGCTGAGGATTATCATCAGAACTATTATAATGAAAACGGCAGTCAAAGCTATTGTTACTTCGTCATTCGTCCCAAAATTGAAAAACTTCAAAAAGTATTTAAAGACAAACTGAAAAAATAA
- a CDS encoding succinate-semialdehyde dehydrogenase (in Escherichia coli this enzyme appears to be an NAD+/NADP+-dependent succinate semialdehyde dehydrogenase), whose product MTFESRNPFTEELITSFESLKTSQIEQKLTLAKQAYASWKNIPFDKKSTLFFRVSEILEKNKEQYAQLITVEMGKVIREARAEIEKCAMLCRYYAENAEKHLVDEIVATEGTKSYIRFEPLGAVFAVMPWNFPFWQAFRFAIPSLMAGNVAFLKHAPNVPQCALAIENIFLQAGFEEGVFQNLFLEITDVESIIASDIVQAVTLTGSERAGSQVASLAGKYLKKTVLELGGSDAFVVLADADLDITIPNARLSRMINMGQSCIAAKRFIVEEDIYESFLQKFIDSFKKLQFGNPLEESSDYACLARPDLAKNIENQVQRSIEQGANMILGNSKANKAFFEPTILTNITPHMLVFNEELFGPVASVIVVQDENEAIQLANRSVYGLGASVWTKDLEKGEKVAQQLEAGSCFVNAIVKSTPLLPFGGIKRSGYGRELSIAGIREFVNMKAIFVK is encoded by the coding sequence ATGACATTTGAAAGTCGAAATCCTTTTACAGAGGAGCTTATCACCAGTTTTGAAAGCCTAAAAACCTCACAAATTGAGCAAAAATTAACGTTAGCCAAGCAGGCATACGCTTCTTGGAAAAACATCCCATTTGATAAAAAATCTACTTTGTTTTTTAGAGTTTCCGAAATTCTTGAAAAAAACAAAGAGCAATATGCTCAACTCATCACTGTAGAAATGGGTAAAGTAATCAGAGAGGCAAGGGCAGAAATAGAAAAATGTGCAATGCTCTGTCGTTATTATGCTGAAAATGCAGAAAAACACTTGGTAGATGAAATAGTAGCCACCGAAGGAACAAAAAGCTACATTCGTTTTGAACCTTTAGGGGCAGTTTTTGCAGTCATGCCTTGGAATTTCCCTTTTTGGCAGGCTTTTCGGTTTGCTATACCCTCACTCATGGCAGGAAATGTGGCATTCTTAAAACATGCTCCTAATGTTCCTCAATGTGCTCTGGCAATTGAAAATATATTTCTGCAAGCAGGTTTTGAAGAAGGTGTTTTTCAGAATTTATTTTTGGAAATAACTGATGTTGAAAGTATTATCGCCTCAGACATAGTACAGGCAGTCACACTTACAGGTAGCGAACGAGCAGGTTCGCAAGTAGCAAGTTTAGCAGGAAAATACCTGAAAAAAACAGTTTTAGAACTTGGTGGAAGTGATGCCTTTGTAGTACTTGCAGATGCAGATCTAGATATAACAATTCCCAATGCAAGGCTAAGCCGTATGATAAATATGGGGCAAAGTTGTATCGCAGCCAAACGATTTATTGTAGAAGAAGACATCTATGAGAGCTTTTTACAGAAGTTCATAGATTCATTCAAAAAGTTACAATTTGGTAATCCTTTAGAAGAAAGTTCAGATTATGCTTGTCTGGCACGTCCCGATTTGGCTAAAAATATAGAAAATCAGGTGCAAAGAAGTATAGAGCAAGGAGCCAATATGATTTTAGGTAACTCAAAAGCTAACAAAGCCTTTTTTGAGCCAACAATTCTAACAAATATAACACCTCACATGTTGGTTTTCAATGAAGAGCTATTTGGTCCTGTGGCTTCTGTGATTGTAGTTCAAGACGAAAATGAAGCCATTCAACTGGCAAATCGTTCAGTATATGGTTTGGGAGCATCTGTTTGGACAAAAGACTTAGAAAAAGGTGAAAAAGTAGCCCAACAACTCGAAGCAGGAAGCTGTTTTGTGAATGCGATTGTAAAATCTACACCTTTATTGCCTTTTGGAGGCATTAAAAGGTCTGGTTATGGCAGAGAGCTTTCTATTGCAGGCATCAGAGAATTTGTAAATATGAAGGCTATTTTTGTGAAGTAG
- a CDS encoding methyltransferase, with protein MEQTKRTAFQGVTNIVKFNWHFFVIASLVMMVSFIGSTFSSDYQFYFLLLGVLTTLGTFIPLLVSWYVYDLSGLYNFYWLDINIPENSQIVNIHAGFDETSTLLNHKFPKNSLQVFDFYNPILHTEVSIKRARRAYPPYPNTQNISTSQVPLENNSTSHIFIIFSAHEIRNHQERIIFFNELNRILAPSGKIIVVEHLRDFWNFLAYNIGFFHFLGLYTWLDTFRKSNFIISKQHSITPFVKLFILEKHGHSS; from the coding sequence ATGGAACAAACAAAAAGAACTGCTTTCCAAGGAGTAACCAACATTGTCAAATTTAATTGGCATTTTTTTGTAATAGCTTCTTTAGTTATGATGGTTAGTTTTATAGGTTCTACTTTTAGCTCTGATTATCAATTTTATTTTCTTCTTTTAGGTGTTCTAACAACTTTAGGCACATTTATTCCTTTATTGGTATCGTGGTATGTTTATGATTTATCAGGTTTGTATAATTTTTATTGGTTAGATATTAACATTCCAGAAAACAGCCAGATAGTCAATATTCATGCAGGTTTTGACGAAACAAGCACTTTATTAAATCATAAATTCCCTAAAAACTCATTACAAGTTTTTGATTTTTACAATCCTATTTTGCATACAGAAGTTTCTATCAAAAGAGCAAGAAGGGCTTATCCACCTTATCCCAACACTCAAAATATCAGCACTTCGCAAGTACCTCTTGAAAATAATTCTACTTCTCATATTTTTATTATTTTTTCGGCTCATGAAATCCGAAACCATCAAGAAAGAATCATCTTTTTCAATGAATTGAATAGAATTTTAGCTCCTTCAGGAAAAATAATTGTAGTGGAACATTTAAGAGATTTTTGGAATTTTTTAGCCTATAACATTGGTTTTTTTCATTTTTTAGGCTTATACACATGGCTTGATACTTTCAGAAAATCTAATTTTATAATTTCTAAACAACATTCCATCACTCCATTTGTCAAACTTTTTATTTTAGAGAAACATGGACATTCATCTTAA
- a CDS encoding fructose 1,6-bisphosphatase (catalyzes the formation of D-fructose 6-phosphate from fructose-1,6-bisphosphate) yields MNTLVPSVGRTLDRFIKQDQAQFPNATGDLSQLLRDIAWASKIIHREINRAGLIDITGSYGTQNIQGEEQQKLDVIANIRFIRALKNGGEVCAVLSEEEDEAIDTGNLNGKYVVAIDPLDGSSNIDVNVSIGTIFSIYRRISPVGTPPTKEDFLQKGSEQVGAGYVLYGSSTMLVYTTGHGVNAFTYEGSLGEYILSKSEFQTPEDGKIYSVNEGNYNDFSDSVKKYIDFCKEKKYSARYIGSLVADFHRNLLKGGIYMYPATHKDKNGKLRLMHECNALAFIIEQAGGMATDGKNRILDLEPTDIHQRCPLYIGTKSMVEKAQSFS; encoded by the coding sequence ATGAATACATTAGTACCCTCAGTTGGTAGAACCCTCGACCGTTTTATTAAACAAGATCAAGCCCAATTTCCAAATGCAACAGGCGATTTATCTCAATTATTGAGAGATATAGCTTGGGCAAGCAAGATTATCCACAGAGAAATTAACAGAGCAGGACTCATTGATATTACAGGCTCTTATGGTACTCAAAACATACAAGGAGAAGAACAACAAAAATTAGACGTCATTGCCAATATTCGCTTTATCAGAGCTTTAAAAAATGGTGGTGAAGTTTGTGCTGTTCTTTCAGAAGAGGAAGATGAGGCTATTGATACAGGAAATTTGAATGGAAAATATGTAGTCGCCATTGACCCACTTGATGGTTCATCTAATATTGACGTAAATGTTTCTATTGGGACTATTTTTTCTATTTACAGACGAATAAGCCCTGTAGGTACACCTCCAACCAAAGAAGATTTTTTACAAAAAGGTTCTGAACAAGTAGGAGCAGGTTATGTGTTGTATGGTTCATCAACAATGCTTGTTTATACCACAGGACATGGTGTAAATGCTTTTACTTACGAAGGTTCTTTAGGAGAATACATTTTGTCAAAATCAGAATTTCAAACTCCTGAAGATGGAAAAATTTATTCTGTAAATGAAGGTAATTATAATGATTTCTCTGATAGTGTAAAGAAATACATAGATTTCTGCAAAGAGAAAAAATACTCAGCTCGTTATATAGGATCATTAGTTGCTGATTTCCATAGAAACTTATTAAAAGGTGGTATTTATATGTATCCTGCAACTCATAAAGATAAAAATGGCAAACTACGCCTCATGCATGAATGTAACGCATTGGCTTTTATCATTGAGCAGGCTGGTGGTATGGCTACTGATGGCAAAAACAGAATTTTGGATTTAGAGCCTACTGACATTCATCAGAGATGCCCTTTGTACATTGGAACAAAATCAATGGTGGAAAAGGCTCAAAGTTTTTCTTAA